The Campylobacter concisus genome window below encodes:
- a CDS encoding menaquinone biosynthesis decarboxylase has protein sequence MDYIKLLKENNLLRVIDEPTDIDLEIAHASYIEVKREGSQALLFTNPICKKTGRKFAPVLTNIYGSKHALELIFGLKPNEIADEIEKLLKPKKPKNLKEKLDFLAYLFNMRKIFTKRLKGEGECQQVKFIGEEADLLSLPVLKTWPHDGGAFITMGQVYTQSLDGNLQNLGMYRLQIYDKNRLGMHWQIHKDGANFFHEYKRAGKKMPVSVAIGGDPLYIWCGQAPLPKGVFELLLYGFIRKEPAKLVKSLTNEIYVPHDVDYVIEGFVDTAKCELEGPFGDHTGFYTPIEPFPVMEVTAITSKREPVFHATVVGKPPLEDKYMGWATERVFLPLLRTTVPELLDYNMPENGVFHNLILAKINTLYPAHAKQAMHAFWGVGQMSFVKHAIFVGADAPELKDYDEFTSFVLNRFGSQSVLISQGVCDQLDHASPNSCFGGKLGVDATQDFCKFIPKLLNDDELLDKFQSVAPNVKELKQFKTDTKTPICVVKFEKDCVVKELFDKLLTFREFFKLLIVVDMQNHLENPYMLLWRVTNNIDALRDIFIDGENFCVDATSKDEREGYARGWPLQTDCDREVVADLVKRGIVKDEPELFKKFEIFG, from the coding sequence ATGGACTACATCAAGCTTTTAAAAGAAAATAATCTACTTCGTGTTATCGACGAGCCAACAGATATTGATCTTGAGATCGCGCACGCTAGCTATATCGAGGTCAAGCGTGAGGGCTCGCAAGCGCTACTTTTTACAAATCCTATCTGCAAAAAAACTGGGCGTAAATTTGCCCCAGTGCTTACAAATATCTATGGCTCAAAACACGCACTTGAGCTTATCTTTGGGCTAAAGCCTAATGAGATAGCAGATGAGATAGAAAAGCTTTTAAAGCCCAAAAAACCTAAAAATTTAAAAGAAAAGCTTGATTTTTTAGCCTATCTTTTTAATATGAGAAAAATTTTTACTAAGAGATTAAAAGGTGAGGGTGAGTGCCAGCAGGTAAAATTTATAGGTGAGGAGGCTGATCTTTTGAGCCTACCTGTGCTAAAGACGTGGCCACATGATGGTGGCGCTTTTATTACAATGGGGCAGGTCTATACGCAAAGTTTGGATGGAAATTTGCAAAATTTAGGCATGTATAGACTGCAAATTTATGACAAAAACCGCCTTGGCATGCACTGGCAGATACATAAAGACGGCGCAAATTTCTTTCACGAGTATAAGCGTGCAGGCAAAAAAATGCCAGTCTCTGTAGCTATTGGCGGCGATCCACTCTACATCTGGTGTGGGCAAGCGCCGCTTCCAAAGGGAGTTTTTGAACTTTTGCTTTATGGTTTTATCCGCAAAGAGCCAGCCAAACTTGTAAAATCCTTAACGAATGAAATTTACGTCCCGCACGATGTAGACTACGTGATAGAGGGCTTTGTGGATACGGCTAAGTGCGAGCTTGAGGGGCCATTTGGCGATCATACCGGCTTTTATACGCCTATCGAGCCTTTTCCGGTGATGGAGGTTACGGCGATAACTAGCAAGCGTGAGCCGGTATTTCACGCGACTGTGGTTGGAAAGCCACCACTTGAGGATAAATATATGGGCTGGGCGACTGAGCGGGTTTTTTTGCCACTTTTGCGAACGACCGTGCCTGAACTACTGGACTACAACATGCCTGAAAATGGTGTTTTTCACAACCTAATCTTGGCCAAGATAAATACGCTCTATCCAGCTCATGCAAAGCAGGCTATGCACGCATTTTGGGGCGTTGGACAGATGAGTTTTGTAAAACATGCCATTTTTGTTGGAGCCGATGCGCCTGAACTTAAAGATTATGATGAATTTACTAGCTTTGTTCTAAATCGTTTTGGTAGCCAGAGTGTGCTAATAAGCCAAGGTGTGTGCGATCAGCTTGATCACGCTAGTCCAAATTCGTGCTTTGGCGGTAAACTCGGTGTAGATGCGACGCAGGATTTTTGTAAATTTATACCAAAGCTTTTAAACGATGATGAACTTTTGGATAAATTTCAAAGTGTTGCGCCAAATGTAAAAGAGCTTAAGCAGTTTAAAACGGATACCAAAACGCCTATTTGTGTGGTGAAATTTGAAAAAGACTGTGTGGTAAAAGAGCTTTTTGACAAACTTTTGACATTTAGAGAATTTTTCAAACTCCTTATCGTTGTAGATATGCAAAATCACCTTGAAAACCCATATATGCTACTTTGGCGTGTGACAAATAATATTGATGCATTGCGTGATATTTTCATAGATGGTGAAAATTTCTGCGTAGATGCCACTAGCAAAGATGAGCGTGAGGGATATGCGCGTGGCTGGCCGCTACAAACGGATTGTGACCGCGAAGTAGTTGCTGATCTAGTTAAGCGCGGCATAGTAAAAGATGAGCCAGAGTTATTTAAAAAATTTGAAATATTTGGCTAG